The Vicia villosa cultivar HV-30 ecotype Madison, WI linkage group LG1, Vvil1.0, whole genome shotgun sequence genome includes a region encoding these proteins:
- the LOC131644337 gene encoding protein SIEVE ELEMENT OCCLUSION B-like — MASLVRSLLHIGSGNEHNPLTMSDEHILEEIYSTHVHSDTKFDAQSLFNVAGNIRTRSTHVVENILQGHHGALEHLDIINPHAGFTSPLCTLKQINSEMSCKAPGEEIAYKTTLSILNKLSNYSWVAKGVLTLSAFALEYGEFWFLSQYQSSEPLAKSLGTIKRVPQLTKPQALKKHRSAILELNNLIKAVWQVIDIIIELERLNSHHDIKEVPALAPALEQFPVDVYWVIITVVAIVTQFECLTTDSDKRQDLSQFGQKINIIISKLRKHVSQITIQIDEAEYNKLLKKLFQTPTEIMEVFKVLIFWKNIPKAPIIFDGSSKTLVHIEVLKKKDVFLFISTLDISQEDISILIPIYEHMKKTGSQHKIVWVPIVEEWNDRLKKKFDSLKSKMPWYVLHHFAPIKGIKYIKEELHFKQKPLVVVLSPHGKILHQNAFHMIQVWGVKGFPFSKSKEESMTQELMWVDSLLVDIDIKIKWKEEKSVIIYGGKDKEWIQQFTKYAGALANDAAIKQAKTSIDLFCLESQQPNVVNNFWKKVESLFVTKMHEKTNTVTQQVEKLLSYKNETGWAIVTKGSIVTAVGHGTTVLKTVAEFDKWKDVFINKGFEFAFREHHHKVASTFHLCSHLEIPNVAGKIPDFIECPDCHRTMEVFISYKCCHNGDKVNGEH; from the exons ATGGCTAGCTTAGTGAGATCACTTCTTCACATTGGAAGTGGAAATGAACATAACCCTTTAACAATGTCTGATGAGCACATTTTGGAAGAGATTTATTCAACACATGTCCATAGTGACACCAAGTTTGATGCTCAATCTCTTTTCAACGTTGCTGGAAACATCCGTACACGTTCAACACATGTTGTTGAAAACATTTTGCAA GGACATCATGGAGCTCTGGAGCACTTAGATATCATTAATCCACATGCTGGCTTCACTTCACCCTTGTGTACTTTGAAGCAAATTAATTCTGAG ATGTCATGCAAGGCACCAGGTGAGGAAATAGCTTACAAAACAACACTATCAATCCTAAACAAGCTGTCAAACTATTCATGGGTTGCAAAAGGAGTACTTACTCTTTCTGCTTTTGCCCTTGAATATGGAGAGTTCTGGTTTCTATCACAGTATCAATCATCAGAACCACTTGCCAAATCATTAGGCACAATCAAGAGAGTTCCTCAACTCACCAAACCTCAAGCACTGAAAAAACACCGCAGTGCAATTCTGGAACTCAACAATCTGATCAAAGCAGTGTGGCAAGTGATTGATATCATCATTGAGTTGGAAAGGCTCAACTCACATCATGATATCAAGGAAGTTCCAGCTCTTGCACCAGCTTTAGAACAATTCCCTGTTGATGTCTATTGGGTTATCATCACCGTTGTTGCAATTGTTACTCAGTTTGAATGCCTCACTACTGATTC gGATAAGAGGCAGGACTTATCTCAATTTGGTCAAAAGATTAACATAATAATCAGCAAATTGAGGAAGCATGTGTCACAAATCACTATCCAGATTG ATGAAGCAGAGTATAACAAGTTACTCAAGAAGCTCTTTCAAACCCCGACGGAAATTATGGAAGTGTTTAAGGTGTTGATTTTTTGGAAAAACATTCCAAAAGCACCCATCATCTTTGATGGTTCCAGTAAAACACTG GTACATATTGAAGTGTTGAAAAAGAAGGATGTGTTCTTGTTCATTTCAACCCTGGATATCAGTCAAGAAGACATCTCAATTTTGATTCCAATTTATGAGCATATGAAGAAAACAGGAAGCCAACACAAGATTGTGTGGGTTCCCATTGTGGAGGAATGGAATGATAGGTTGAAGAAAAAGTTTGACTCATTGAAGTCTAAGATGCCTTGGTATGTGTTGCATCACTTTGCACCTATAAAAGGCATCAAATACATAAAGGAGGAACTGCATTTCAAGCAGAAGCCTTTGGTTGTTGTGTTGAGTCCACATGGAAAGATTCTACATCAGAATGCATTCCATATGATTCAAGTTTGGGGAGTAAAGGGATTCCCTTTCTCCAAATCCAAAGAAGAATCAATGACCCAAGAATTAATGTGGGTTGATTCCCTCCTTGTTGACATTGATATAAAGATTAAATGG AAGGAGGAAAAGTCTGTCATCATTTATGGAGGCAAAGATAAGGAATGGATTCAACAATTCACTAAGTATGCTGGAGCCCTAGCAAATGATGCCGCTATTAAGCAAGCAAAGACTTCAATTGACCTATTTTGCTTGGAGTCTCAACAACCAAACGTGGTTAACAACTTTTGGAAAAAGGTTGAGAGTTTGTTTGTGACCAAGATGCATGAGAAAACAAACACAGTAACACAACAGGTTGAGAAATTGCTGTCATACAAGAATGAGACAGGGTGGGCAATTGTAACCAAAGGGTCTATTGTGACTGCTGTTGGTCATGGGACTACAGTTTTGAAAACTGTGGCAGAGTTTGACAAATGGAAGGATGTGTTTATCAACAAGGGCTTTGAATTTGCATTTAGAGAACATCATCACAAGGTTGCTAGTACCTTTCATCTCTGCTCTCACCTTGAGATTCCTAATGTTGCTGGAAAAATCCCGGACTTCATTGAGTGTCCAGATTGTCACCGCACAATGGAAGTGTTTATTAGCTACAAGTGTTGCCATAATGGGGATAAGGTTAATGGTGAGCATTAG
- the LOC131655731 gene encoding uncharacterized protein LOC131655731, protein MIKKNRQPTRIKVIILITICTNFSVLKSTGARGEGNLEASFTGGSRPPNQAELCNKKVNPIVNIVDLSSDDELIKSVDSRTAKRLRTRKCKVVAYTNSPKPNRKQVVVRPVKSLSKVNVAPKKRKIRKDTESDDNVGDAQDITHVKKTVSKQSSVKVPDALMDNISFHSVDSVDRWRFVYQRRIALKRELCQDALKIKEIMDLISAVGLIKTKADFAKCYESMVKEFVVNILVDCAIPGSHNFRKVYVRGKRVHFSPAVINKYLGRSEDDGCDLEVTDNQVCREIIVNQVTTWSMRGNMSTSQLSVKYAILHRIGATKWIPTNYNSTVAVGLGKFLYIWVPKVASTMPAGTGIGNATEGAPGAQESDDRAEGRTSEKTATEDDSASGSGSGSNEED, encoded by the exons ATGATAAAGAAGAACAGACAACCGACACGTATAAAAGTGATTATTCTGATAACAATTTGCACAAACTTCTCTGTGCTAAAATCTACTGGAGCTCGAGGAGAAGGAAACTTGGAGGCATCATTTACTGGGGGATCCCGTCCTCCCAATCAGGCTGAATTGTGTAATAAAAAGGTCAATCCTATCGTTAATATTGTGGATTTATCCTCTGATGATGAACTCATCAAGAGTGTGGATTCCAGGACTGCAAAAAGGTTGCGGACTAGAAAATGTAAAGTTGTGGCTTACACGAATTCTCCCAAACCTAACAGGAAGCAGGTTGTGGTTAGGCCTGTAAAGTCTTTGAGCAAAGTGAATGTTGCCCCCAAGAAGAGAAAGATTAGGAAAGATACTGAATCTGATGATAATGTTGGTGATGCTCAAGACATCACACATGTAAAGAAAACTGTATCCAAGCAGTCATCTGTGAAAGTTCCAGACGCTCTCATGGATAACATCTCCTTTCATTCTGTTGACAGTGTAGACAGATGGAGATTTGTGTATCAAAGAAGGATTGCCCTGAAGAGAGAACTGTGTCAGGATGCTCTTAAAATCAAGGAGATTATGGACCTAATTTCTGCTGTTGGGCTCATTAAAACTAAAGCTGATTTTGCTAAATGCTATGAGAGTATGGTTAAGGAATTTGTTGTGAACATTCTCGTGGACTGTGCTATCCCTGGAAGCCATAATTTTAGGAAAGTCTATGTAAGAGGTAAACGTGTTCACTTCTCCCCTGCGGTGATCAACAAGTATTTGGGAAGAAGTGAGGACGATGGATGTGACCTGGAGGTGACTGATAATCAAGTCTGTAGAGAGATCATTGTAAATCAAGTCACTACTTGGTCAATGAGAGGCAACATGTCTACTAGTCAACTCAGTGTGAAATATGCAATACTGCACAGGATTGGAGCTACCAAATGGATTCCCACCAATTATAATTCAACAGTGGCAGTTGGATTGGGGAAGTTTCTCTATATTTGGGTACCAAAAGTAGCTTCGACTATG CCTGCCGGGACTGGGATCGGTAATGCAACTGAAGGAGCTCCTGGTGCACAGGAATCTGATGACCGTGCAGAGGGTCGGACCTCTGAGAAAACTGCTACTGAAGATGATAGTGCTTCTGGTTCTGGTTCTGGTTCTAATGAGGAAGATTGA